From one Anaerotruncus rubiinfantis genomic stretch:
- the cysK gene encoding cysteine synthase A, which translates to MNIKNDLTQLIGGTPMIYLTNYSASLGLPVKIAAKLEYFNPLGSVKDRAAFAMIADAEKRGLVNKDTLIVEPTSGNTGIGLAFVCAARGYHLVLTMPETMSKERRTLLAALGADLILTDGTKGMQGAIDKAHEIAAQPPNSFIPQQFKNPANPAIHTATTAKEILMDTDGQIELFVATFGTGGTVSGVGRALKQANPAVRVVAVEPAESPLVTEGRCGPHGIQGIGANFVPENLDLDVIDEVLAVTTRDAYAACRAVGKQDGLLVGISSGAAIQAAAVLARRPENAGKLITALLPDTGERYLSSGLYE; encoded by the coding sequence CTGAACATCAAAAACGACCTCACACAGCTCATCGGCGGCACGCCGATGATATATCTGACCAATTACAGCGCCAGCCTTGGGCTGCCCGTCAAGATTGCCGCAAAGCTTGAATATTTTAACCCTCTCGGTTCAGTCAAGGACCGCGCCGCCTTTGCCATGATCGCGGACGCTGAAAAACGCGGGCTTGTGAATAAGGATACCCTGATCGTCGAACCCACCTCCGGCAACACCGGAATCGGCCTTGCCTTTGTCTGCGCGGCACGCGGTTACCATCTGGTGCTCACCATGCCCGAAACCATGAGCAAAGAGCGCCGCACCCTGCTGGCGGCCCTGGGCGCCGATCTCATCCTGACCGATGGCACAAAAGGTATGCAGGGCGCGATTGACAAAGCGCATGAAATCGCCGCCCAACCCCCCAATTCCTTCATCCCGCAGCAGTTTAAAAATCCCGCCAATCCGGCAATCCACACCGCCACCACCGCCAAGGAAATCCTCATGGACACCGACGGACAGATCGAGCTGTTTGTCGCCACCTTCGGCACCGGCGGAACCGTCTCCGGCGTGGGACGCGCGCTCAAGCAGGCCAATCCCGCTGTCAGGGTCGTTGCGGTCGAACCGGCCGAGTCTCCGCTTGTCACCGAGGGCCGCTGCGGTCCACACGGCATCCAGGGCATCGGCGCCAATTTCGTGCCGGAAAACCTCGATCTTGATGTGATCGACGAGGTGCTCGCCGTCACAACCAGGGATGCCTACGCCGCCTGCCGCGCCGTCGGAAAACAGGACGGCCTGCTGGTCGGGATCAGCTCAGGCGCGGCCATTCAGGCCGCCGCCGTCCTCGCGCGGCGCCCGGAAAATGCCGGCAAGCTGATCACCGCCCTGCTGCCCGACACGGGGGAACGCTACCTCTCCTCCGGCCTCTACGAATAA